GGATCGTCGAGGCAAGCTGGTATGGCGATCGGTCCGTCGCGCTGCCGCTCGGCGGCGCCTTTCACGCGAGGCGTCTGTCGCTGGTCAGCTCGCAGGTTGGCAATCTGCCTGTATCCCACCGCGCGCGCTGGACCTTTGCGCGGCGCATTGCCAAGGCCCTCGATCTTCTTCTCGATGTCAGGCTCGACAGCCTGATCTCCGGCGAAACCCCCTTTGCTGAACTGCCCGCCGCCTACGCACGTATCCTGTCGCGACCGGATACGCTGTGCCATCGCATTCGTTACTGAGAAAGAGAGTCCATGTTCGCTGTTGAAGTTCGAGACCACATTATGATCGCCCACAGCCTGCCGCGCCCGGTCTTCGGGCCAGCGCAAGGTATGCATGGCGCAACCTTCGTCGTGGATGCAGCCTTCTTTACGAAGGACGTCGACGAGGACGGACTGGCCGTCGATATCGGGGCAGCAACCACGGTGCTGTCCGAAGTTTTGAAGCCGCTCAACTACCAGAACCTTGATGAGGTTGACGTCTTCAAGGGCAAGGTCAGCACGACCGAGGTGATTGCCAAGCACATCTTCGATGAACTCGCGGCCGCTGTCGCAGCCAAGCGCTTGGGCCCCGGAAGTGGTCGCATCTGCCATCTCAAGGTGACACTGCATGAATCCCATGCAGCGCGCGGATGGTACGAGGCAGATCTTTGAGCCTCGACATCACCTTCGCCTATCCTGGTGATCTCGCACTCAAGACCGGCGGTTATGGTTACGACCGCAAGCTGATCGAGGGTCTTGAGGCGCTTGGCTGGAAGGTCGAGCTTCTTTCGCTCGGCGACGGCTTTCCGTCACCATCGCCCGAGGTTCTCAAAGAGGCCGAGCGCAGTCTGTCTGCTCTGCCTGATGACGCTCTGTTGCTGATCGATGGGCTGGCCTTCGGCGTGCTCGACGCCTGGGCCAGCCGTGAGGCTTCACGCCTTCGGCTGGCCATCCTCGTCCATCACCCGCTGGCGCTCGAGACCGGTCTTTCACAGGAAGAGCGCCTCATCTTCACCGAGAGAGAGAGGCGCGCTCTGTCCCATGCCGCGC
This region of Rhizobium glycinendophyticum genomic DNA includes:
- a CDS encoding 6-pyruvoyl trahydropterin synthase family protein, giving the protein MFAVEVRDHIMIAHSLPRPVFGPAQGMHGATFVVDAAFFTKDVDEDGLAVDIGAATTVLSEVLKPLNYQNLDEVDVFKGKVSTTEVIAKHIFDELAAAVAAKRLGPGSGRICHLKVTLHESHAARGWYEADL